Proteins from a single region of Primulina tabacum isolate GXHZ01 chromosome 5, ASM2559414v2, whole genome shotgun sequence:
- the LOC142544370 gene encoding uncharacterized protein LOC142544370, producing MWFEGLAPHSIHSFKDFQKVFLHHFSSSKKYKKTVFSIFEVKQSPKESLRAYIRRFNRVALDVPTCATETKTTTFTQGLRKGEFFRSLTKKVPRDFEDLLSRVEKYINMEEAQKQKREVVRRERGDRVPKPEEKGQRSGNQGHFSHHVPLKITRDMEVQECSRDLPPDHQLIKPKKRGFCTLHKICYHNTEDFKTLKRDYVSPSVQRNNKSNKKPILPPWTLTG from the coding sequence ATGTGGTTTGAAGGGTTGGCCCCTCATAGCATTCATTCTTTTAAGGACTTTCAGAAGGTGTTTCTACACCATTTCAGCAGCAGCAAAAAGTACAAAAAGACTgtgtttagtatttttgaagTCAAGCAAAGCCCGAAGGAGAGTTTGAGGGCTTATATTAGAAGATTTAACAGAGTTGCTCTGGATGTTCCCACCTGTGCCACTGAGACAAAAACAACGACATTCACCCAGGGGCTGAGGAAGGGTGAGTTTTTTCGATCATTGACAAAGAAGGTGCCCAGGGATTTTGAAGATTTATTGTCCCGGGTAGAGAAGTATATCAACATGGAGGAGGCACAAAAGCAGAAGAGAGAGGTTGTAAGAAGGGAGAGAGGAGACCGGGTACCTAAACCCGAGGAGAAGGGGCAGAGAAGTGGTAATCAGGGGCATTTTTCACATCATGTGCCCTTGAAAATTACCCGGGATATGGAAGTTCAGGAATGCAGCAGGGATTTGCCCCCGGATCATCAGCTTATCAAGCCCAAGAAGAGGGGATTTTGCACCCTCCATAAAATATGCTACCACAACACCGAAGATTTCAAAACGCTGAAAAGAGATTATGTCTCACCCTCTGTCCAGAGGAATAATAAATCCAATAAGAAGCCAATATTGCCACCTTGGACGTTGACCGGTTAA